The following coding sequences lie in one Phragmites australis chromosome 8, lpPhrAust1.1, whole genome shotgun sequence genomic window:
- the LOC133926855 gene encoding calmodulin-binding receptor kinase CaMRLK-like: MPLHVHHLLLLLLLSTSLPASVTSSSPPCAGRDDAAIIAAAFRYVRNFRASSVPACQPVRELRLPSRNLTGAVSWVALANLSALAALDLSGNALQGAIPGGFWRAPSLRAVDISHNQLGGALRVERNPRLESLNVSGNRFTGVAGVEGLMGLATLDVSANRIRAVPQGLRRLTRVRRLDLSGNAMQGSFPGDLPPLGGVRFLNVSYNKFSGVVDGSTVKKFDRSAFVHAGNASLVFLEGSTAPRRRPSQPSHGKIRKKDSGSSERKTTWRSKRRKHLSVVAVAVMCGVVSLAMLLCLVGCVACGRCRKNGGKGDEEKKPQWGEKSDEEEVVVIAAAKGASAAPVVLFERPLMELTLADLAAATSGFGRESQLAERGGRSGAAYRAVLPGDLHVVVRVAECPMAGLGEDDNPAAAATAFRDLARLRHPNILPLLGYCIAGKEKLLLYEYMEKGDLHRWLHELPAGRPDMDDTGSGDIWEVAENKRSISDWPTRHRIALGIARGLAFLHQGWAGSGRAVVHGHLVPTNILLGDELEPRISDFGHPSGESTPEGDVYSFGVLVLELVTGQARWDEPSVSWARGIIRDGKGLDIVDPRIRDEAAAGLEMEREMVECLRVGYLCTAHSPDKRPTMQQVVGVLKDIRAAPATASQTA; encoded by the exons ATGCCACTCCACGTCCAccacctcctgctcctcctgctcctctccACCTCACTTCCCGCCTCTGTCACCTCCTCGTCCCCTCCTTGCGCCGGCCGCGACGACGCGGCCATCATCGCCGCCGCGTTCCGGTACGTGCGCAACTTCCGGGCATCGAGCGTCCCGGCATGCCAGCCGGTCCGGGAGTTGCGCCTGCCGTCGCGGAACCTCACGGGCGCCGTGTCGTGGGTGGCCCTCGCCAACCTGTCCGCGCTCGCCGCGCTCGACCTCTCCGGGAACGCGCTCCAGGGCGCCATCCCGGGTGGGTTCTGGCGCGCGCCGTCGCTGCGCGCCGTGGACATCTCCCACAACCAGCTCGGCGGCGCGCTCCGGGTGGAGCGGAACCCGCGGCTCGAGTCTCTCAACGTGTCCGGCAACCGTTTCACTGGCGTCGCGGGTGTGGAAGGGCTCATGGGGCTTGCCACGCTCGATGTGTCGGCGAACAGGATCCGGGCGGTGCCGCAGGGGCTGCGGCGGCTGACGCGAGTGAGACGGCTCGACCTCTCTGGGAACGCGATGCAGGGGAGTTTCCCCGGCGACTTGCCGCCGCTCGGTGGGGTGCGCTTCTTGAACGTCTCGTACAACAAGTTCTCCGGCGTGGTGGACGGCAGTACTGTCAAGAAATTCGACCGCTCAGCGTTCGTGCACGCCGGGAATGCGTCGCTGGTGTTCTTGGAGGGCTCGacagcgccgcggcggcggccatcgCAACCTTCTCATGGAAAAATTAGAAAGAAGGATTCAGGGAGTTCGGAAAGGAAAACGACgtggaggagcaagaggaggaagCATTTGAGCGttgtggcggtggcggtgatgTGCGGGGTGGTGTCCCTGGCCATGCTGCTCTGCTTGGTCGGATGCGTGGCATGCGGTAGGTGCAGGAAGAATGGAGGAAAGGGCGACGAGGAGAAGAAGCCGCAATGGGGTGAGAagagcgacgaggaggaggttgTGGTGATCGCGGCGGCTAAGGGTGCCTCGGCGGCGCCGGTGGTGCTGTTCGAGCGTCCGCTGATGGAGCTCACGCTGGCTGACCTGGCCGCGGCCACGTCTGGGTTTGGGCGCGAGTCGCAGCTCGCGGAGCGCGGCGGCCGCAGCGGCGCCGCGTACCGCGCCGTGCTCCCAGGGGACTTGCATGTCGTCGTGCGCGTCGCGGAGTGTCCCATGGCCGGGCTCGGCGAGGACGACAACCCAGCGGCCGCCGCCACTGCGTTCCGGGATCTCGCGCGGCTCCGGCACCCAAACATTCTTCCGCTACTTGGCTACTGCATTGCAG GCAAGGAGAAGCTCCTACTGTACGAATATATGGAGAAAGGCGATCTCCACCGGTGGCTACATGAGCTGCCAGCGGGGCGGCCCGACATGGATGACACCGGCAGCGGTGACATCTGGGAGGTGGCGGAGAACAAGCGGTCCATATCGGACTGGCCGACCCGGCACCGTATTGCGCTAGGGATCGCCCGGGGGCTCGCATTCCTGCACCAGGGGTGGGCTGGGTCGGGGCGGGCTGTCGTCCACGGCCACCTGGTCCCGACCAACATCCTCCTCGGCGACGAGTTGGAGCCTCGAATATCCGACTTCGGGCACCCCAGCGGCGAGTCAACCCCTGAGGGCGACGTGTACAGCTTTGGCGTCCTGGTGCTGGAGCTCGTGACTGGACAGGCCAGGTGGGACGAGCCATCGGTGAGCTGGGCGCGGGGGATCATCCGTGACGGGAAGGGGCTGGACATTGTGGATCCAAGAATACGCGACGAGGCGGCAGCCGGGCTGGAGATGGAGCGGGAGATGGTGGAGTGCCTGAGGGTGGGGTACCTCTGCACGGCGCACTCGCCGGACAAGAGGCCGACGATGCAGCAGGTAGTGGGGGTGCTCAAGGACATCCGGGCTGCACCTGCCACGGCCAGCCAGACAGCGTGA
- the LOC133925917 gene encoding exopolygalacturonase-like, protein MALGRNAVRILFLVMVVCAAQAGKPAPKEKEEKGKEKSGASAPEAAAGPEGAAEASGPGGSFDISKLGAKGDGKTDSTKALTEAWASACAKTGAQKILIPKGDYLTGALNFTGPCKASSITFQVDGNLLGSTDLSQFKGNWIEIMRVDNLVITGKGKLDGQGPSVWSKNACAKKYDCKTLPNSLVLDFCNNATIEGITLLNAKFFHMNIFECKGVTVKDVTVTAPGESPNTDGIHMGDSSQVTITGTNIGTGDDCISIGPGTSGVNITGVTCGPGHGISIGSLGRYKDEKDVTDITVKDCTLKKTTNGVRIKSYEDAASVLTASKIHYENIQMDDVANPVIIDMKYCPNKICTSNGGSKVTIKDVTFKNITGTSSTPEAVSLLCSEKIPCSGVTMADVKVEYKGTNNKTMAVCNNAKGSATGCLKELACL, encoded by the exons ATGGCTTTGGGTAGAAACGCTGTGAGGATCTTGTTCCTCGTGATGGTGGTGTGCGCCGCGCAAGCGGGGAAGCCCGCCccgaaggagaaggaggagaaggggaaGGAGAAGTCGGGCGCCTCCGCACCGGAGGCCGCAGCTGGGCCGGAGGGCGCCGCGGAGGCGTCCGGGCCGGGTGGGTCCTTTGACATATCCAAGCTGGGAGCCAAGGGCGACGGCAAGACGGACAGCACCAAGGCGCTGACGGAGGCGTGGGCGTCGGCGTGCGCGAAGACCGGGGCGCAGAAGATCCTGATCCCCAAGGGAGACTACCTGACGGGAGCCCTCAACTTCACCGGGCCGTGCAAGGCCAGCTCCATCACCTTCCAGGTCGACGGAAACCTGCTCGGCTCCACCGACCTCAGCCAGTTCAAGGGCAACTGGATCGAGATCATGCGCGTCGACAACCTCGTCATCACCGGCAAAGGCAAGCTCGACGGCCAGGGGCCATCCGTCTGGAGCAAGAACGCCTGCGCTAAGAAATACGACTGCAAGACCCTGCCCAAC TCGTTGGTGCTGGACTTTTGTAACAACGCCACCATAGAAGGGATCACGCTACTGAACGCCAAGTTCTTCCACATGAACATCTTCGAGTGCAAGGGCGTGACCGTCAAGGACGTGACCGTCACCGCGCCGGGAGAAAGCCCCAACACAGACGGCATTCACATGGGGGACTCGTCCCAGGTCACCATCACCGGCACGAACATCGGCACCGGGGACGACTGCATCTCCATCGGTCCCGGCACCTCAGGGGTCAACATCACCGGCGTCACCTGCGGCCCCGGCCACGGCATCAGCATCGGCAGCTTGGGCAGGTACAAGGACGAGAAGGACGTGACGGACATCACGGTCAAAGACTGCACGCTAAAGAAGACCACCAACGGCGTCCGGATCAAGTCCTACGAGGACGCAGCGTCGGTGCTCACCGCCTCCAAGATCCACTACGAGAACATCCAGATGGACGACGTGGCCAACCCCGTCATCATCGACATGAAGTACTGCCCCAACAAGATCTGCACCTCCAACGGCGGCTCCAAGGTCACCATCAAAGACGTCACCTTCAAGAACATCACcggcacctcctccacccccgAGGCCGTCAGCCTGCTCTGCTCCGAGAAGATCCCCTGCAGCGGCGTCACCATGGCCGACGTCAAGGTCGAGTACAAGGGCACCAACAACAAGACCATGGCGGTCTGCAACAACGCCAAGGGCAGCGCCACGGGCTGCCTCAAGGAACTGGCTTGCCTCTGA